One stretch of Manis pentadactyla isolate mManPen7 chromosome 10, mManPen7.hap1, whole genome shotgun sequence DNA includes these proteins:
- the LOC118914844 gene encoding olfactory receptor 8S1-like, translating to MRNHSAVSEFILLGLSADPQIQALLFGLFLVIYLLTLMGNLTMLLVIKIDSHLHIPMYFFLGQLSFLDLCHSSVTVPKLLESLLSEKKTISVEGCLAQVFFVFATGGTESCLLAVMAYDRYVAISSPLLYGQVMNRQLCMGLVWGSWGLAFLDAFINILVALNLDFCEAQNIHHFSCELPSLYPLSCSDVSASFTALLCSSLLHFLGNFLLIFFSYVRILFTILSISSTKGRSKAFSTCSSHLTAVSFFYGSGLLRYLMPNSGSTQELIFSLQYSVITPMMNPLIYSLKNKEVKAAVRRMLRNCL from the coding sequence ATGAGAAACCATAGTGCAGTCTCTGAGTTCATCCTCCTGGGGCTGTCTGCTGACCCCCAAATCCAGGCTCTGCTGTTTGGGCTGTTCCTTGTTATTTACCTCCTGACCCTAATGGGGAACCTGACGATGCTGCTGGTAATCAAGATTGATTCCCACCTCCACatccccatgtactttttcctgggACAGTTGTCCTTCCTAGATCTCTGCCACTCCTCTGTCACTGTGCCCAAGCTGCTGGAGAGCCTCCTGTCTGAGAAGAAAACCATCTCAGTAGAGGGCTGTTTGGCTCAGGTCTTCTTCGTGTTTGCCACTGGGGGCACTGAATCCTGCCTTCTCGCtgtcatggcctatgaccgctatgtagCCATCAGCTCTCCTCTGCTCTATGGCCAAGTGATGAACAGACAGCTGTGTATGGGGCTGGTGTGGGGCTCCTGGGGCCTGGCTTTTCTGGATGCTTTCATCAATATCCTTGTAGCTCTCAATTTAGACTTCTGTGAAGCTCAAAATATCCACCACTTCAGCTGTGAGCTTCCTTCTCTTTACCCTTTGTCTTGCTCTGATGTGTCTGCAAGTTTTACTGCcctgctctgctccagcctcctGCATTTCCTTGGGAATTTCCTCCTGATATTTTTCTCCTACGTTCGCATTTTGTTCACCATCCTGAGCATCAGCTCCACCAAGGGCAGAagcaaggccttctccacctgttcCTCCCACCTCACTGCAGTGAGCTTCTTCTATGGCTCAGGATTACTCCGCTATCTCATGCCAAATTCAGGATCCACTCAAGAGTTAATCTTCTCCTTGCAGTACAGTGTGATCACTCCCATGATGAATCCCCTCATCTACAGCCTGAAGAACAAGGAGGTGAAGGCAGCTGTGAGAAGAATGTTGAGAAATTGTCTCTAA